From Xanthocytophaga agilis, the proteins below share one genomic window:
- a CDS encoding NADH-quinone oxidoreductase subunit A: MSQISEFGTILLFIIGAIAFFLIAMFSARLLRPDRPNSEKLSTYESGEEPIGDAWGRFNVQFYIVALVFILFDVEIVFLFPWAVVFGDVNLNSATQGLWSWFTLIEMFIFVAILSLGLAYAWVKGYLDWVKPKPEPIDFESKVPASLYEQVNEKYAVRKDVNKTVQ; encoded by the coding sequence ATGTCACAGATTTCTGAATTTGGAACCATTCTTCTCTTTATTATTGGAGCCATTGCATTCTTCCTGATTGCGATGTTTTCGGCCAGACTTCTTCGTCCTGACCGACCCAATTCTGAGAAACTCTCTACCTATGAATCCGGAGAAGAGCCGATTGGCGATGCATGGGGAAGGTTTAACGTTCAGTTTTATATTGTAGCCTTGGTCTTTATTCTGTTTGATGTAGAGATTGTGTTTCTATTTCCCTGGGCAGTAGTATTCGGAGATGTCAATCTCAACTCTGCCACACAAGGGTTATGGAGTTGGTTTACATTGATAGAAATGTTCATATTTGTAGCTATTCTGTCACTGGGACTTGCTTATGCCTGGGTGAAAGGTTATCTTGATTGGGTTAAGCCCAAACCTGAACCCATTGACTTTGAGTCCAAAGTGCCTGCTTCTCTCTATGAACAAGTAAATGAAAAATATGCAGTAAGAAAAGATGTAAACAAAACTGTGCAATAA
- a CDS encoding alpha-1,4-glucan--maltose-1-phosphate maltosyltransferase, with product MIEKDGRSRVVIEHVQPQINSGRFPVKRTVGERLTVIADVFADGHDEVRAALLVKHEQDSDWQEIPMEFQGNDRWEASFTPEKRGIYEYTVQGWVDHLLTWQKGLKKKFEASQDVGVELLIGANWIEEAAERAPTHEAQTLRNWATQLRNESNQSAGVTFALSQEVTKLVEAYPDKKYASLYHRTLFMEAERQKALFSTWYEFFPRSASYEPGKHGTFKDCEQLLPRIAEMGFDTIYLPPIHPIGDSNRKGANNAVTAQPGEPGSPWAIGSKDGGHKSIHPELGNIDDFVSLVNKAKEFNIEVAIDVAFQCSPDHPYVKEHPQWFRWRPDGSVQYAENPPKKYQDVLPINFETEDWENLWKELKSVFEYWISKGVYIFRVDNPHTKSFIFWEWCIREVRRQHPDAIFLAEAFTRPRVMEQLAKIGFNQSYTYYTWRNTQFEIKQYMTELTKTDMREYYRPNFWPNTPDILPEMLQNGGESAHISRVVMAATLSSNYGLYGPVYEFGINTPVYAGKEEYLDSEKYEVKHWDWNRRTKIRDVMTRINRIRRENPALQTTWNIEFGETDNQQLLCYAKVDDYKSNKILVVVNLDPHHVQSGWIKVPVQYLNLSAGSTYTVNDLMTDTRYQWHHEWNYVELHPGVMPVHVFRIE from the coding sequence ATGATAGAAAAAGACGGTAGAAGTCGTGTTGTCATTGAACATGTACAGCCGCAAATCAATAGTGGACGTTTTCCAGTCAAACGAACAGTTGGTGAAAGGCTCACCGTAATAGCAGATGTTTTTGCAGATGGTCATGATGAAGTGAGAGCTGCGTTGCTGGTAAAGCATGAACAGGACAGCGATTGGCAGGAAATTCCGATGGAATTTCAGGGAAACGACCGTTGGGAAGCATCTTTTACTCCAGAGAAGAGAGGTATATATGAATATACCGTACAAGGCTGGGTAGATCATCTATTAACCTGGCAGAAAGGTCTCAAAAAGAAATTTGAGGCAAGTCAGGATGTAGGAGTAGAGTTACTCATCGGGGCTAACTGGATTGAAGAAGCGGCTGAACGTGCGCCTACTCATGAGGCTCAAACTTTGCGTAACTGGGCAACACAGCTTCGTAACGAATCCAATCAATCAGCAGGAGTAACATTTGCCTTAAGCCAGGAAGTAACAAAATTAGTAGAAGCCTATCCGGATAAAAAATATGCTAGTCTGTACCATCGAACACTTTTCATGGAAGCAGAACGGCAGAAAGCCTTATTTAGTACCTGGTACGAATTCTTCCCAAGATCAGCGTCTTATGAACCAGGGAAACACGGAACATTCAAAGATTGTGAGCAATTGCTACCACGCATTGCCGAAATGGGTTTTGATACTATTTATCTTCCACCTATCCACCCTATTGGAGATTCTAACCGCAAAGGCGCCAACAACGCAGTAACAGCCCAACCTGGAGAACCTGGTTCCCCTTGGGCTATCGGAAGCAAGGATGGCGGACACAAATCCATTCATCCTGAATTAGGAAACATAGACGATTTTGTCAGCCTTGTAAATAAAGCTAAAGAATTCAATATTGAAGTGGCTATTGATGTGGCATTTCAATGTTCACCTGACCACCCCTATGTAAAAGAACATCCGCAATGGTTCCGCTGGCGGCCAGATGGTAGTGTTCAGTATGCAGAAAACCCGCCCAAGAAATACCAGGATGTACTCCCTATCAACTTCGAGACAGAAGATTGGGAAAATCTTTGGAAAGAACTGAAAAGTGTTTTTGAATATTGGATTAGCAAAGGAGTATATATATTTCGTGTAGATAATCCTCATACCAAATCGTTTATATTCTGGGAGTGGTGTATACGTGAAGTACGCCGTCAACATCCGGATGCTATCTTTCTGGCAGAGGCCTTTACTCGTCCACGGGTAATGGAACAACTTGCTAAAATAGGCTTCAACCAGTCATATACATATTATACATGGCGTAACACCCAGTTTGAGATCAAACAGTATATGACTGAGTTGACGAAAACGGATATGCGAGAATACTATCGTCCCAACTTCTGGCCTAATACACCAGATATTCTGCCAGAAATGTTACAAAATGGTGGAGAATCCGCGCATATCAGTCGTGTGGTTATGGCAGCAACACTCTCTTCCAACTATGGATTATATGGTCCGGTATATGAGTTTGGGATCAATACACCTGTCTATGCAGGTAAGGAAGAGTATTTGGATTCAGAAAAATACGAAGTTAAACACTGGGATTGGAATCGGAGAACTAAAATCCGGGATGTAATGACACGCATTAACCGCATTCGTCGTGAAAATCCGGCATTGCAGACAACCTGGAATATTGAGTTTGGAGAAACAGATAACCAGCAATTACTGTGCTATGCTAAAGTTGATGATTACAAAAGCAATAAGATACTCGTTGTTGTCAATCTGGACCCTCACCATGTACAATCCGGCTGGATAAAAGTACCTGTACAATACCTGAATCTGTCAGCAGGATCAACTTACACAGTTAATGATCTGATGACAGATACCCGATATCAATGGCATCACGAATGGAATTACGTAGAGTTACATCCGGGAGTTATGCCGGTTCACGTATTCAGGATTGAATAA
- a CDS encoding GNAT family N-acetyltransferase translates to MTQKVTYKLVKRTYLEFRKPSLLQIPTKLEDVEIIRLKNPTASFYLFLYKEVGHEFGWADRLLKTKDELLSIIQNPLVDIYVLYVSGVPAGYAEVDRQNTSKYFLTFFGLVPEFRGAGLGKYFLRWVIGKVFETNPEKLSLDTMDQDHPAALHNYLKAGFVIVDERIEKQTVIEEEN, encoded by the coding sequence ATGACTCAAAAAGTAACCTATAAACTTGTAAAAAGAACATATTTAGAGTTCAGAAAGCCTTCTTTGTTACAAATACCAACTAAGCTGGAAGATGTAGAAATTATTCGTTTAAAAAATCCAACAGCAAGTTTTTATCTCTTTCTGTATAAGGAAGTCGGGCATGAATTTGGGTGGGCAGACAGACTCCTTAAAACCAAGGATGAACTCCTGTCCATTATTCAGAATCCGTTGGTAGATATTTATGTACTGTATGTAAGTGGTGTACCTGCAGGATATGCAGAAGTAGATCGTCAGAATACCAGCAAATATTTTTTAACATTCTTTGGATTAGTACCAGAGTTCAGAGGTGCCGGGCTGGGTAAATATTTTTTACGGTGGGTTATTGGGAAAGTTTTTGAGACCAATCCGGAGAAGTTATCGCTGGATACTATGGACCAGGATCATCCTGCTGCTTTGCATAATTACCTGAAGGCAGGATTTGTCATTGTAGATGAACGGATTGAAAAACAAACTGTGATAGAAGAAGAAAATTAG
- the treS gene encoding maltose alpha-D-glucosyltransferase has product MAKKVITQDPNLRWYKDAIIYELHIKTFADSNGDGIGDFRGLIQKLDYLEDLGVTAIWLLPFYPSPLRDDGYDIADYYAINPSYGNIQDFKTLLKEAHRRGLKVITELVLNHTSDQHPWFQRARLAKPGSVYRDFYVWSDTDKKYQDVRIIFTDSEPSNWTWDPVAGAYYWHRFFYHQPDLNYDNPKVQEEVFKVFDYWSDLGVDGFRIDAVPYLFEREGTNGENLPETHAFLKKMRAHMDKHYPDKMFLAEANMWPEDSANYFGNGDECHMNYHFPIMPRMYMSVKMEDRYPIMDIIDQTPSIPDACQWAIFLRNHDELTLEMVTDEERDYMYRVYTKDPTARINLGIRRRLAPLMENNRRKIELMNVLLFSLPGTPVVYYGDEIGMGDNYYLKDRDGVRTPMQWSGDRNAGFSKANPQQLLLPLITDPEFTYESVNVENQQGNQNSLLWWTKRIIEARKRHKAFSRGEIQFLHPTNAKVLSFIRSYEDEQILVVVNLSRFPQAAELDLEAYKGYTPTEVFSQNAFPVIKDAPYLFTLSAHGYYWLVLKKEETTDTTYEGTQMPVLELTDWEELSEAKKTKFIETKLLPGYLNSCRWFGGKARTIQNIQIVENITIPVLEGEAAFFVIEVNYNEGLPEMYSLPLTLAFGDQEKKIRDTYPKGIIAPVQLGTKKGILYDAVYSDEFRNTLYRLMAQKKKLHIGDSELNGYISKDAERAIKKIKADDIKSKILNAEQSNTSIIYNDQYFFKIYRKLDRAHNPDLEITRFITENTEFTNVPKFIGALEFQQGKQLPMVLGMMQEMVPNQGDAWAYIGDVLKRFFDRKLTEDRSLKVPTPVGTLTNPVEFEQIPEIMQQLLGGAYVERVRLLGQRSAEMHLALASHPEQKGFEAEAYSLHYQRSLYSSLVSQVRNSFDLLKKKLNSLPEAVRAEAEEVMGMRQDILKFMQRVYDHKINTDKIRTHGDYHLGQVLFTGKDFIIIDFEGEPIRSFSERRLKRSALRDVAGMIRSFHYAAFYQLVQNDRFRAEDIAYLEKWAEQWYHYVSSFFMQAYMGKAKGQNFLPDTQEDIDLLLQIFILEKAIYELNYELNMRPDWVRIPLRGIKYIMNDYLKKA; this is encoded by the coding sequence ATGGCCAAAAAAGTAATTACTCAGGATCCAAACCTGCGTTGGTATAAAGACGCAATCATTTACGAATTACACATCAAAACATTTGCAGACAGCAATGGCGACGGAATTGGTGACTTCCGGGGACTAATCCAGAAACTGGATTATCTTGAAGATTTGGGAGTAACGGCAATCTGGCTACTTCCCTTTTATCCTTCCCCGCTTCGTGATGATGGCTACGACATTGCTGATTATTATGCGATAAATCCTTCCTATGGTAATATTCAGGATTTCAAAACACTCCTGAAAGAAGCTCACCGCAGAGGATTGAAAGTGATCACAGAGCTGGTACTTAATCATACATCCGATCAGCATCCCTGGTTTCAACGTGCACGGCTTGCCAAGCCAGGCTCTGTATACAGAGACTTTTATGTATGGAGTGATACAGACAAAAAATACCAGGATGTCCGCATTATCTTTACCGATTCTGAACCTTCCAACTGGACATGGGACCCTGTAGCAGGTGCATATTATTGGCACAGGTTCTTCTACCACCAGCCTGATCTTAACTATGATAACCCTAAAGTTCAGGAAGAAGTTTTCAAAGTATTTGATTACTGGTCCGATCTGGGAGTAGATGGTTTCCGGATTGATGCAGTACCTTATCTATTTGAACGTGAAGGAACCAATGGTGAAAACCTTCCGGAGACACATGCATTCCTGAAGAAGATGCGTGCCCATATGGACAAGCATTATCCGGATAAAATGTTTCTGGCAGAGGCCAACATGTGGCCAGAAGACTCTGCCAACTATTTCGGCAATGGAGATGAGTGTCATATGAACTATCACTTTCCGATCATGCCTCGTATGTACATGTCGGTAAAGATGGAAGACCGCTATCCAATTATGGATATCATTGACCAGACACCTTCTATTCCTGATGCCTGTCAATGGGCTATATTCCTACGTAACCATGATGAGTTAACGCTGGAAATGGTGACGGATGAGGAAAGGGATTATATGTATAGAGTATATACAAAAGATCCTACCGCCCGAATCAACCTGGGTATTCGCCGCCGTCTGGCTCCTCTGATGGAAAACAATCGTCGCAAGATTGAATTGATGAATGTATTGCTATTCTCTCTTCCAGGAACTCCGGTAGTATATTACGGGGATGAGATTGGCATGGGAGACAATTACTATCTGAAAGACAGAGACGGGGTGCGTACTCCTATGCAATGGAGTGGAGATCGGAATGCAGGCTTCTCGAAAGCCAACCCTCAGCAGTTGCTACTTCCACTGATTACTGACCCTGAGTTTACGTATGAATCCGTAAACGTAGAGAATCAGCAAGGTAATCAGAACTCACTACTTTGGTGGACAAAGAGAATCATTGAGGCTCGCAAAAGACATAAAGCATTCAGCAGAGGTGAAATCCAGTTTTTACATCCCACCAATGCAAAAGTTTTATCCTTCATCCGTTCGTATGAAGATGAGCAAATCCTGGTTGTGGTAAACTTATCTCGTTTTCCTCAGGCAGCAGAATTAGACCTTGAAGCTTATAAAGGATATACACCAACTGAAGTTTTCAGTCAGAATGCATTTCCTGTTATCAAAGATGCACCGTATCTGTTTACACTCTCAGCTCATGGATACTACTGGTTAGTACTGAAAAAAGAAGAAACAACAGATACAACCTACGAAGGCACACAAATGCCTGTTCTTGAGCTTACAGACTGGGAAGAACTATCTGAAGCCAAGAAAACTAAGTTTATCGAAACCAAACTCCTGCCTGGCTATCTGAATTCCTGCCGATGGTTTGGAGGCAAAGCCCGTACTATCCAGAATATTCAGATTGTTGAAAACATAACCATTCCGGTACTGGAAGGAGAGGCAGCATTCTTTGTGATTGAGGTAAACTACAACGAAGGATTACCAGAGATGTACTCTTTGCCTCTAACACTGGCATTTGGTGATCAGGAGAAAAAAATCAGAGACACCTATCCGAAAGGGATCATAGCACCTGTACAACTAGGTACTAAAAAAGGTATTTTGTATGATGCAGTATATAGTGACGAGTTTCGGAATACTCTCTACCGTTTAATGGCTCAGAAGAAAAAACTTCATATTGGAGATAGTGAATTAAACGGATATATATCCAAAGACGCCGAAAGAGCAATTAAGAAAATAAAAGCTGATGATATAAAATCGAAGATATTGAATGCTGAGCAAAGCAATACATCCATTATCTACAACGATCAGTACTTCTTTAAGATTTACCGCAAACTGGATCGGGCACACAACCCGGATCTGGAAATTACCCGTTTCATAACAGAGAACACAGAGTTTACCAATGTTCCTAAATTTATAGGTGCATTGGAATTTCAACAGGGTAAGCAATTGCCTATGGTATTAGGCATGATGCAGGAGATGGTTCCTAATCAGGGCGATGCATGGGCATATATTGGAGATGTGTTGAAACGCTTCTTTGACCGGAAACTTACAGAAGACCGTTCACTGAAAGTCCCAACTCCAGTAGGAACGCTGACTAATCCTGTTGAGTTTGAACAAATTCCTGAGATTATGCAACAGCTGTTAGGCGGTGCTTATGTTGAGCGGGTCCGTTTACTGGGGCAACGTTCAGCTGAGATGCATTTGGCGCTTGCCTCACATCCGGAACAAAAAGGATTTGAAGCAGAAGCCTACTCATTGCACTATCAGCGATCCTTGTATTCTTCACTGGTATCACAGGTACGGAACTCGTTTGATCTGCTGAAGAAAAAACTAAACTCATTGCCTGAAGCTGTAAGAGCCGAAGCGGAAGAAGTAATGGGAATGCGTCAGGATATTTTGAAGTTCATGCAACGCGTATATGATCACAAAATCAATACGGATAAGATTCGTACACATGGCGACTACCATCTCGGACAGGTTCTATTTACTGGAAAAGACTTCATCATTATTGACTTTGAGGGAGAGCCAATCCGTTCGTTTAGTGAACGCCGTCTGAAACGTTCTGCATTACGTGACGTAGCAGGTATGATCCGGTCATTCCACTATGCAGCCTTCTATCAGTTAGTTCAGAATGACAGGTTCCGGGCTGAAGATATAGCCTATCTGGAAAAATGGGCAGAACAGTGGTATCATTATGTTTCCAGCTTCTTTATGCAAGCCTATATGGGAAAAGCTAAGGGACAAAACTTCTTACCTGATACTCAAGAAGACATTGATCTGCTGCTTCAAATATTCATTCTGGAAAAAGCGATCTATGAGCTTAATTATGAATTGAATATGCGTCCGGACTGGGTACGGATCCCGTTGCGTGGTATCAAATACATAATGAATGACTATCTAAAGAAGGCTTGA
- the aspS gene encoding aspartate--tRNA ligase — MLRTHTCGELRIDHVGQTVTVCGWLQRSRDKGHMHWIDLRDRYGLTQLIFEEGKTDKALLEKSRLVGREFVLQATGKVIERISKNPNMPTGDIEILVTELEILNPAKLPPFLIEDATDGGDDLRMKYRYLDLRRTPVRQNLQLRHKMAQQTRSYLDGLNFIEVETPVLIKSTPEGARDFVVPSRMNPGEFYALPQSPQTFKQLLMVSGFDRYYQIVKCFRDEDLRADRQPEFTQIDCEMSFITQEDILNTFEGLVRHLFKNVKGMEIGEVSRMTYADAMKNYGSDKPDIRFGMTFVELNDIAKGKGFGVFDDAELVVGICAKGCADYTRKQVDELTEFVKRPQIGAKGLVYARYNTDGSLKSSVDKFYSEEDLKKWAEAFGAEKGDLILILSGEANKTRKALNELRLEMGNRLGLRKPDEYSVHWVVDFPLLEWSEEESRWFAMHHPFTSPKPEDIPLLDTDPGSVRANAYDMVINGVEVGGGSIRIFNRELQAKMFSMLGFSDEEARYQFGFLMEAFEYGAPPHGGIAFGFDRLCSLFGGADSIRDFIAFPKNNAGRDVMIDSPSIISEKQLDELSIKTNVK, encoded by the coding sequence ATGCTTAGAACACACACTTGTGGAGAACTCCGAATTGACCATGTAGGGCAAACTGTTACGGTTTGTGGCTGGTTGCAACGTTCACGTGACAAAGGACATATGCACTGGATAGACTTGCGTGACCGCTATGGACTTACTCAGCTTATTTTTGAAGAAGGGAAAACGGATAAAGCATTGCTGGAAAAATCACGACTGGTAGGTCGGGAATTTGTATTGCAGGCAACAGGTAAAGTTATTGAACGGATCTCCAAGAATCCGAATATGCCTACCGGAGACATTGAGATTCTGGTAACTGAGCTGGAAATCTTAAACCCGGCTAAATTGCCTCCGTTTCTTATTGAAGATGCAACCGATGGCGGAGATGATCTTCGTATGAAGTATCGTTACCTGGATTTGCGTCGTACTCCCGTTCGTCAGAATTTACAGTTGCGTCATAAGATGGCACAACAAACGCGTAGTTATCTGGATGGATTAAACTTTATTGAAGTTGAAACACCTGTATTGATTAAATCTACTCCTGAAGGGGCTCGCGATTTTGTGGTTCCTAGCCGGATGAATCCAGGTGAATTTTATGCGTTACCACAATCTCCACAGACTTTCAAACAATTGTTGATGGTGTCAGGATTTGATCGGTATTATCAGATTGTAAAGTGTTTCCGTGATGAGGATTTGCGTGCTGACCGCCAGCCAGAGTTTACACAGATCGACTGTGAGATGTCATTCATCACCCAGGAAGATATTCTCAATACCTTCGAAGGTTTGGTAAGGCATTTGTTCAAAAATGTGAAAGGCATGGAGATCGGTGAAGTGTCTCGTATGACTTATGCTGATGCCATGAAGAACTATGGATCAGATAAGCCAGATATCCGTTTTGGAATGACATTCGTAGAATTGAATGACATAGCTAAAGGAAAAGGATTCGGTGTGTTTGATGACGCAGAATTGGTAGTGGGTATTTGTGCCAAAGGATGTGCTGATTATACCCGTAAACAGGTAGATGAACTGACGGAATTTGTAAAACGACCTCAGATTGGAGCGAAAGGTCTGGTGTATGCACGTTACAACACAGATGGTTCACTTAAATCTTCGGTAGATAAGTTCTATAGTGAAGAAGATTTGAAAAAGTGGGCAGAGGCATTTGGTGCAGAAAAAGGCGATTTGATTCTGATTTTATCAGGTGAGGCGAATAAAACACGTAAAGCGTTAAATGAACTGCGCCTGGAGATGGGTAATAGATTAGGCTTGCGTAAGCCAGATGAATACTCAGTGCATTGGGTAGTTGACTTTCCTTTACTGGAATGGAGTGAGGAGGAAAGTCGCTGGTTTGCTATGCACCATCCATTTACTTCTCCTAAACCTGAAGATATTCCATTGCTGGATACTGATCCGGGAAGTGTACGTGCCAACGCCTATGATATGGTGATCAATGGGGTAGAAGTAGGTGGGGGGTCTATACGGATCTTTAATCGTGAGCTACAGGCTAAGATGTTCTCTATGCTTGGCTTCAGTGATGAAGAAGCACGCTATCAGTTTGGCTTTTTGATGGAGGCTTTTGAATATGGTGCTCCACCACATGGAGGTATTGCTTTTGGCTTTGATCGTCTGTGTTCTTTATTTGGAGGTGCGGATTCTATTCGTGACTTTATTGCCTTCCCTAAAAATAATGCAGGTCGTGATGTAATGATTGATTCTCCATCCATTATTTCAGAGAAACAGTTGGATGAACTGTCAATCAAAACAAATGTAAAATAA
- the polA gene encoding DNA polymerase I, whose amino-acid sequence MSQKKLFLLDAMALIYRAHFALGKTPRITSKGLNTGAVFGFTNTLLEVLKKEKPTHIAVAYDTAAPTFRHEAFEAYKAQRQAQPEDITVAIPYTKQLLQAMNIPVLVKEGFEADDIIGTIAKRAAQHGFDVYMMTPDKDYGQLVEEHIFLYKPAFMGNASEIWGIPEVLNRWGVERIDQVVEMLGLQGDAVDNIPGIPGFGEKTAQKLIAEYGTIENLIANADKLKGKQQDLVKQYADQARLSRQLAVIDINVPVEFDEETFRCQESNKEELIRLLDELEFRTIRKKLFGEEGATAVTATKPVAKAKKPADSSQMDLFGAPAPVGGEGELPPFLDYTGGRKSIADTLHQYHVINTPQLRQSLIKHLNNQEVFCFDSETTSIDATQGELVGLSFSYYAGEAYYVPFPADQAEAQKILEEFREVFENPAIQKIGQNIKYDLIILKNYGIEVKGQLFDTMLAHYLSEPEGRHNMDYLAENYLNYSPVSIETLIGKKGKNQLTMRDVEIEKVAEYAGEDADVTFQLYDIFHKRLKTDQLEKLFWDVEMPLVPVLADIEQAGVRIDETALKELSLSLEGDLKGLEEKIYALAGQTLNINSPKQLGEVLFDKLKLDPGAKKTKTGQYATGEEVLSKLEPNHDIIRHILDYRELQKLKSTYIDALPLLISPRDGRIHTSFNQAVTATGRLSSTNPNLQNIPIRTERGREIRKAFVPVDSDHVILSADYSQIELRLMAEFSGDPTMMDAFKNGRDIHASTASKVFKVPLEEVNAEMRRKAKTINFGIIYGISAFGLSQRLNIPRREAAEIIDSYFQEFPLIKKFIDDSIIKAQDKGYVETLLGRRRYLRDINSMNQTDRGFAERNAVNAPLQGTAADIIKLAMIRIHEFLKKEKLRTRMILQVHDELVFDAHKEELAVVTPSIEDLMKNALPLSVPMEIGIGTGISWLEAH is encoded by the coding sequence ATGTCTCAGAAAAAATTATTTTTACTTGATGCCATGGCATTAATATACCGTGCACATTTTGCGCTCGGTAAGACTCCAAGGATTACATCCAAAGGTTTAAATACAGGGGCTGTTTTCGGTTTTACCAATACCTTACTGGAAGTACTGAAAAAAGAAAAGCCTACTCATATTGCTGTTGCTTACGATACGGCTGCACCAACTTTTCGTCATGAGGCATTTGAAGCATATAAGGCACAACGCCAGGCGCAGCCTGAAGACATCACAGTTGCTATACCTTACACCAAGCAGTTATTACAAGCTATGAATATTCCAGTGTTGGTAAAGGAAGGTTTTGAAGCAGATGATATCATTGGTACAATTGCCAAACGAGCTGCCCAACATGGATTTGATGTATATATGATGACTCCTGATAAAGATTATGGTCAGTTAGTAGAAGAGCATATCTTTCTGTATAAACCTGCTTTTATGGGAAATGCCAGTGAGATATGGGGAATTCCGGAAGTGTTGAATCGCTGGGGAGTAGAACGTATAGATCAGGTAGTAGAGATGTTGGGTCTGCAAGGTGATGCCGTGGATAATATTCCGGGCATTCCGGGATTTGGAGAAAAAACTGCCCAGAAGCTAATAGCTGAGTATGGCACTATTGAGAATCTGATTGCCAATGCTGACAAACTAAAAGGGAAACAGCAGGATTTGGTAAAACAATATGCAGATCAGGCGCGATTATCAAGGCAGTTGGCGGTTATTGATATTAATGTACCTGTAGAATTTGATGAAGAGACATTTCGGTGTCAGGAGTCAAATAAAGAAGAACTAATTCGTTTGCTGGATGAACTGGAATTCAGAACTATCCGGAAAAAATTATTTGGAGAAGAGGGAGCCACTGCGGTAACAGCAACTAAGCCTGTAGCCAAAGCGAAGAAACCAGCAGACAGTAGCCAGATGGATTTGTTTGGCGCGCCTGCACCGGTTGGGGGAGAAGGAGAGTTGCCTCCATTTTTAGATTATACAGGAGGTAGAAAATCTATTGCAGATACATTGCATCAGTATCATGTTATCAATACGCCTCAACTACGTCAATCTCTAATCAAACATTTGAATAACCAGGAGGTCTTTTGTTTTGATTCGGAAACAACCAGTATTGATGCTACCCAGGGAGAATTGGTAGGCCTTTCATTCAGCTACTATGCTGGTGAAGCTTATTATGTGCCCTTTCCTGCCGACCAGGCAGAAGCACAGAAAATATTGGAGGAATTCAGAGAGGTATTTGAAAATCCTGCTATTCAGAAAATTGGTCAAAACATTAAATATGATCTGATTATTCTGAAAAACTATGGGATTGAAGTAAAAGGACAACTGTTTGATACTATGCTGGCTCATTATCTGTCTGAACCAGAAGGACGCCACAATATGGACTATCTGGCTGAAAATTACCTGAATTACTCTCCGGTTTCTATTGAAACATTGATAGGAAAGAAAGGGAAAAATCAGTTGACTATGCGAGATGTAGAAATTGAAAAAGTAGCGGAGTATGCAGGAGAAGATGCCGACGTGACATTCCAGTTATATGATATCTTTCACAAAAGGTTAAAAACAGACCAGTTAGAGAAATTGTTTTGGGATGTTGAGATGCCTTTGGTCCCTGTACTAGCCGATATAGAACAAGCAGGCGTACGCATAGATGAAACTGCACTAAAGGAACTGTCCTTATCACTGGAAGGAGATTTGAAGGGTTTGGAAGAGAAGATTTATGCTCTGGCTGGACAGACATTGAATATTAATTCCCCTAAGCAATTAGGAGAAGTCCTCTTTGATAAATTAAAGCTTGATCCGGGTGCAAAGAAAACCAAAACAGGCCAATATGCTACAGGCGAAGAGGTTTTGTCCAAGCTGGAACCCAATCATGACATCATTCGTCATATTCTGGATTACCGGGAGCTTCAGAAATTAAAGTCTACTTACATTGATGCGTTGCCTTTATTGATTAGCCCCCGGGATGGACGTATTCACACGTCCTTTAATCAAGCTGTTACAGCTACTGGACGGTTAAGTTCTACCAATCCGAACCTGCAGAATATTCCTATTCGTACAGAACGGGGACGAGAGATTCGCAAAGCCTTTGTACCCGTTGATAGTGACCATGTGATCCTGTCTGCTGATTATTCCCAGATCGAATTACGTTTGATGGCTGAATTCAGTGGCGACCCTACTATGATGGATGCATTTAAGAATGGCAGAGACATTCATGCATCTACTGCCAGTAAAGTATTTAAGGTGCCATTAGAGGAAGTTAATGCGGAGATGCGTCGAAAAGCTAAAACAATAAACTTTGGTATTATCTATGGTATTTCTGCCTTTGGTCTGTCTCAGCGACTGAATATTCCACGTAGAGAAGCAGCAGAAATAATTGATTCCTATTTTCAGGAGTTTCCATTGATAAAGAAGTTTATTGATGATTCTATTATCAAAGCTCAGGACAAAGGGTATGTAGAGACATTATTAGGACGCAGAAGATATTTACGGGATATTAACTCGATGAATCAGACAGACAGAGGCTTTGCGGAACGTAATGCTGTAAATGCTCCGCTTCAGGGTACTGCGGCTGATATTATTAAACTGGCTATGATTCGGATACATGAGTTTCTTAAAAAAGAAAAGTTACGTACCCGGATGATTCTTCAGGTGCATGACGAATTGGTCTTTGATGCACACAAAGAGGAGTTAGCCGTTGTTACACCTTCTATTGAAGATTTGATGAAAAATGCATTGCCATTATCGGTACCAATGGAAATAGGCATAGGTACAGGTATTAGCTGGCTGGAGGCACATTAA